In the Chlorobium limicola DSM 245 genome, one interval contains:
- a CDS encoding ATP-binding protein has protein sequence MRNCTVILKSRVAEYGLLRRSMMAFGEAQGYSSGFLGMLELTLKEAFVNAVMHGNHDSGELPVIVLFQVASAGKCLEVTVRDCGAGFRPDDLPDPTIPHLLLKTSGRGVYIMRRYAEIANVQTDSSGFSLTLRYTPF, from the coding sequence ATGAGAAACTGCACGGTCATATTGAAAAGCAGGGTTGCCGAGTATGGGTTGCTTCGCCGCTCGATGATGGCGTTCGGCGAGGCCCAGGGATACAGTTCAGGGTTTCTCGGCATGCTCGAACTCACGCTGAAAGAGGCGTTCGTCAATGCCGTCATGCATGGAAACCATGACAGCGGTGAACTGCCGGTAATCGTTCTGTTCCAGGTTGCATCAGCGGGGAAATGCCTCGAGGTAACTGTAAGGGATTGCGGAGCGGGCTTCCGGCCCGACGACCTTCCTGATCCTACCATTCCGCATCTCTTGCTGAAAACATCGGGCAGGGGTGTTTATATTATGCGAAGGTATGCCGAAATCGCAAACGTCCAGACCGATTCTTCAGGCTTTTCTCTTACACTGCGTTATACTCCCTTCTGA